The Porites lutea chromosome 11, jaPorLute2.1, whole genome shotgun sequence genome includes a region encoding these proteins:
- the LOC140953384 gene encoding uncharacterized protein, which produces MPSKSKTVHFVRHFQSTWNEAEDEHNLTRFDKGLQSDALLDAPLSTYGKKQALTIQQKIRDLNAEVAITSPLSRAIETCLLTYGDQNVVASHLCREIGESLCDIGTLKEDLVKMYPTVDFSNVPPKVWWYVDEKLKGQLTDPIKCYEFVLNNGTCKLGETFKGSHFQERMERFHDFLQNRPETNIVVFAHSGFLRSFLEKYYGRPFEQYYPNGEILTYSL; this is translated from the coding sequence ATGCCGTCAAAGAGTAAAACCGTCCACTTTGTTCGACACTTCCAATCTACCTGGAACGAAGCTGAAGACGAACACAACTTGACGCGCTTCGACAAAGGACTACAGAGCGATGCTCTCTTGGATGCGCCCTTGAGCACTTATGGCAAAAAACAGGCGTTGACGATACAACAGAAAATTCGGGATCTCAATGCAGAAGTCGCCATCACTTCTCCTTTGAGCAGAGCAATCGAGACCTGTTTACTGACCTATGGAGATCAAAATGTGGTTGCTTCACATCTTTGCCGCGAGATAGGAGAATCGCTCTGTGACATTGGAACTCTGAAAGAAGACCTGGTCAAGATGTATCCAACAGTTGATTTCAGCAATGTGCCTCCCAAAGTTTGGTGGTATGTGGATGAAAAGCTAAAGGGTCAACTAACAGATCCAATAAAATGCTACGAATTTGTCTTAAACAATGGAACATGCAAGTTGGGAGAAACCTTCAAAGGAAGTCATTTTCAGGAAAGAATGGAGCGATTTCACGATTTTCTTCAAAACCGACCTGAGACAAATATTGTAGTTTTCGCACACAGTGGGTTTCTAAGAAGCTTCCTTGAAAAGTATTATGGGAGACCGTTTGAACAGTACTATCCAAATGGAGAGATTTTGACATACTCTTTGTAA